Proteins co-encoded in one Fusarium fujikuroi IMI 58289 draft genome, chromosome FFUJ_chr06 genomic window:
- a CDS encoding related to integral membrane protein, whose amino-acid sequence MSSNQRIITGSNKSPLIQVLSLMFLVIAILSCLVRTGTKLYMIKTLRVDDVLIIVATVLAACQTATVFNACEHGLGQHFDVLSASDRDTFFKSQYATNTMLIASLLCCKLSGTMSLRIMAPKSQKWIIIACEAVVGVWGVTALLVNFFQCQPPTPWLYGDNDKCINLKAFWTYYSTANIITDIVIVIIMAENVVKIQTSWSKKILVMSVFGSRIFVTPAIAAQIHYSNKAFDSADHSFSIWPASITIQLVQCLAILTVCLPNFKPFLDSLESGQIRVDDLRRQGKSSSNGYPTNRPGYAGYKSKTGQSSRSRALDHASKTQRSEIHEMEDFAKKPKHDHERSWDGQSRSSHSSQKILIHQTWQVDIETTQDAASRQT is encoded by the exons ATGAGTTCGAACCAACGAATCATCACCGGCAGTAACAAGTCGCCGCTTATACAGGTCTTGTCGTTGATGTTTCTTGTCATTGCGATATTATCATGCTTAGTTAGGACTGGCACCAAGCTTTACATGATCAAGACATTGAGGGTTGACGATGTTCTCATCATTGTCGCAACT GTGCTCGCGGCTTGTCAGACAGCGACTGTCTTTAATGCGTGCGAGCATGGACTCGGTCAACATTTTGATGTTCTCAGCGCCAGCGATCGAGACACCTTCTTCAAG AGCCAATATGCGACCAACACGATGCTCATCGCCTCGCTTCTTTGCTGCAAGTTATCAGGTACAATGAGTCTACGGATCATGGCGCCCAAGAGCCAAAAATGGATCATCATCGCCTGCGAAGCCGTCGTCGGTGTTTGGGGCGTCACGGCGCTCCTCGTCAATTTCTTCCAATGTCAACCGCCGACACCATGGCTGTACGGCGATAACGATAAATGCATCAATCTCAAAGCATTTTGGACGTACTACTCTAccgccaacatcatcaccgacatcgtcatcgtcatcattaTGGCAGAGAACGTGGTCAAGATCCAGACCTCGTGGTCAAAAAAGATCCTTGTGATGAGCGTTTTTGGCAGCAGAATATT TGTGACACCGGCAATCGCAGCGCAAATCCACTACTCCAACAAGGCATTCGACTCTGCCGATCACTCGTTTAGCATCTGGCCCgcctccatcaccatccaGCTAGTGCAGTGCCTCGCCATCCTTACCGTATGCCTGCCCAACTTCAAGCCCTTCCTCGACAGCCTGGAGTCCGGGCAGATCCGCGTCGACGATCTTCGAAGGCAGGGCAAGTCGAGCAGCAATGGGTACCCGACAAACAGGCCCGGCTACGCGGGGTACAAGTCAAAGACAGGGCAGAGCAGCAGATCGCGAGCCCTGGATCATGCGTCCAAGACGCAGCGCAGTGAGATTCACGAGATGGAGGACTTTGCTAAGAAGCCGAAACATGACCATGAGAGGAGCTGGGATGGACAGAGTCGCTCCAGCCACTCAAGTCAGAAGATCTTGATCCATCAGACGTGGCAGGTAGACATAGAGACCACGCAGGATGCAGCATCCCGACAAACATGA
- a CDS encoding related to GNAT family acetyltransferase, whose protein sequence is MTLKLIEVDTATDFEELIACQWESYENPLQPFFRMFCPLNAPTHAESLKESVALQLKWHSEDPTSYWAKVVNDDGKIVGGCLWKICSENPFDTDEDHSYAYWQPEGERREFITQALKQFDAPRARMGARPQVYVNIVFTHPDHRRQGVANVIMNWSKQKADEMGVELWLDATEQGVPVYEKHGFTVVNVNTIQPTKENPGEEWHKVKEELGPMTFRQMWRPAGGDYQEGKTVKPWETVEIKSEPELAYVESHAA, encoded by the exons ATGactctcaaactcatcgaGGTCGACACTGCTACTGATTTCGAAGAGCTCATCGCATGTCAATGGGAATCTTACGAAAATCCCCTCCAGCCATTCTTTCGCATGTTTTGTCCTCTCAATGCTCCAACACACGCAGAATCTCTCAAGGAGTCAGTAGCGCTTCAGCTCAAATGGCACAGTGAAGACCCAACAAGCTACTGGGCAAAAGTGGTGAACGACGATGGCAAAATCGTGGGTGGTTGTTTATGGAAGATTTGTTCCGAGAATCCGTTCGATACAGATGAGGATCATTCCTACGCTTATTGGCAGCCGGAAGGGGAGAGACGAGAGTTTATCACACAAGCTCTGAAACAATTCGATGCGCCTAGAGCGCGGATGGGGGCTAGACCTCAAGTCT ATGTCAATATCGTCTTTACACATCCAGACCATCGTCGCCAAGGCGTGGCGAATGTTATTATGAACTGGAGCAAGCAGAAGGCTGATGAGATGGGTGTTGAGCTATGGCTTGATGCGACAGAGCAGGGCGTGCCTGTTTATGAGAAGCATGGATTCACTGTCGTCAATGTCAACACCATACAGCCTACCAAAGAGAATCCCGGTGAAGAATGGCATAAGGTTAAGGAAGAATTAGGTCCTATGACGTTCAGACAAATGTGGAGGCCTGCTGGTGGTGATtatcaagaaggaaaaaCGGTCAAGCCCTGGGAGACTGTTGAGATCAAGTCTGAGCCTGAGCTGGCGTATGTAGAGTCTCATGCAGCTTAG
- a CDS encoding related to verA protein, whose translation MSTRYTDKLDSQRVLVIGGSTGIGFAVAQAALEHGAHVIISSSNQSKIDAAIERLETHIKHTHLPIRKISGKVCNLAKPETIEANVKDLLESASQDGKLDHVVFTAGDFNPSPSLDSATVSVISKIGMVRVMGALFVAKHLSSYINQTNRSSFTITGTTTDSRPAGAGWSLLKAAAGGIEPMTRALCIDLKPVRVNCVTPGFVHTALFDGFPQDVRDVIFPAMEKDSVVGRLGTAEELAEAYVYLMKCTFATGSIVVVDGGRIVADARSQ comes from the coding sequence ATGTCTACCAGATACACCGACAAGCTTGATAGCCAGCGCGTTCTGGTAATCGGGGGCTCAACGGGTATTGGCTTCGCCGTTGCCCAAGCAGCCCTCGAACACGGCGCACATGTCATTATCAGCAGCTCCAACCAATCCAAAATCGATGCTGCTATCGAGCGTCTCGAAACTCACATAAAGCACACTCACCTTCCAATTAGGAAGATCTCTGGCAAAGTCTGCAACCTCGCCAAACCGGAAACAATCGAGGCCAATGTCAAAGACTTACTCGAGTCTGCTTCTCAGGACGGAAAACTCGACCATGTCGTCTTCACGGCTGGAGATTTCAATCCTTCGCCAAGTCTCGACTCAGCGACTGTCAGCGTCATCTCCAAAATCGGCATGGTCCGGGTCATGGGGGCTCTTTTTGTCGCAAAGCATCTCTCGAGTTATATCAATCAGACGAACCGCAGCTCGTTCACCATCACGGGTACGACAACTGATTCTCGTCCTGCTGGAGCGGGTTGGTCACTACTCAAAGCAGCAGCTGGTGGAATTGAGCCGATGACGCGTGCTTTGTGCATTGATCTTAAGCCTGTGCGAGTTAATTGTGTTACGCCGGGTTTTGTGCATACTGCGCTGTTTGATGGGTTTCCGCAAGACGTTAGGGATGTTATTTTTCCTGCTATGGAAAAGGATTCGGTGGTAGGTAGGCTTGGGACTGCAGAGGAGTTGGCGGAAGCTTATGTTTATCTGATGAAGTGTACTTTTGCGACTGGGTCGATTGTTGTCGTCGATGGAGGCAGGATTGTTGCAGATGCCAGGAGTCAGTGA
- a CDS encoding related to calcium-independent phospholipase A2, which produces MARPREGSSVSFTSDSEPEDEDLIGFFEGITQSCVDANFSDGDESTSASAYISWRMPSNEFIEGQALKLQISSRCRICNRRGRAGELVFCTGCGNSKRPAHRACLARDRQHVMSPRRRLSVGDEECKEVDYSDYVFTRYLLQPPAPNLKLQLHTKDATCAWIGVPSLQRFEKPQIHVWPRLQDLLQMSRNTKPGQYPKLVSFIGETGSGKSTLIRTMIQMARPDHPEGESVPVPGSPSDRFASTSSDIHAYSDPLTLSTNYPIVYADCEGFVGSDKPIAQEIIAALSQPNWLFQWEFGEESAEHKVLKHWQDKQDKLLRQVNQFLNGAESRINVEWGKLDYPDPRSSVIMEDSDGRRLCTVQNNTRKLIVKFLYPRVLYGFSDVVCFVTTNGRTSDSFLGQLIDWAQHSHDRILNQRTKPALIVILNIVVDIDEGSSCDATEDLLRSFQRTERFRTLQALWEEREHPIRNTADLLLCYYSDFKVVLIPAISSKSSPADATSVGKSIRQLYETIRGSVSKIRNAKADSGTESDLATLNTHMNRSLSVLGQDLRAALDLHDIIMNDSSIPTRLSDHVASTLRQMCILREIDRMDAIGGEERVVDEFAPYVGACIVAQTCRIQDIEMRKKNREDLVAEAQSGLQKFRWRYWRCEALERKTGRRCRNYYDGHSKGHQFTRPDDELEDVQGLNRRGGESNHRCSWHPDRFVKRLREAIAQNQQDGRVMERLTYLARTIRLTELQSQRTCFSCLSNCPTNMLPCARFQHGICQTCLERFARQENGGSILVIEHCPLGCALRTGTWSIRIKPKNAAPRVLSLDGGGVRGIVELCVLRQIERHVGYGIAIHELFDLVVGTSTGGIVALGVFHQRWSTDDAINRFRALARRAFTLRLGLGNSFIKAIAQPFYEFLYTSEGIEQSLQDSFGDSNLFGASLNQRNNSRSRTGGRDWVKVGVVSCLQGRSQAKLIANYSRNPRADTDEEDYFSREDEQSKDFKIWEAARATSAAPTFFQPFVHPETKRSYIDGALMHNNPVSLAYSEVEKIWPGSLPPDIILSIGTGLVVDKSGKMKTKHNSKLESFKRYIPRGYLMRIEAGLGIIQSSTNCHEAWKEFRSMSVTDRRLRQNCHRLNVGLKQRVEMDDVEKMDSLLEECEKYLCDGTKMFYYDRAYRTAPEHLQTVARRLLASLFYYVGPLERTMKGGKCVGKIFCRLESGSVSAKELLRDHVRFRLGQIPENSTKAVYPRILHHRDSKGWDSRDLSALVVLKVEEGTCRRWIEVNLPHWKDEWEPISGFQSLRRTNV; this is translated from the exons ATGGCGAGACCGCGAGAAGGCTCGTCTGTTTCTTTCACCTCTGACTCAGagcctgaggatgaggacctGATAGGGTTTTTCGAGGGAATCACCCAATCGTGTGTAGATGCTAACTTTTCAGACGGAGATGAATCGACTTCTGCTTCGGCGTATATATCCTGGCGGATGCCTTCAAATGAGTT CATCGAGGGACAAGCTCTGAAGCTCCAAATATCATCTCGATGCCGCATCTGCAACCGTCGGGGTCGAGCTGGAGAGCTTGTCTTCTGCACTGGATGTGGCAATTCCAAACGACCAGCACATAGAGCATGTTTAGCGAGGGATCGACAACATGTTATGAGTCCTCGGCGAAGACTTAGCGTGGGCGACGAAGAGTGCAAAGAGGTTGATTATAGCGACTATGTCTTCACCAGATACCTCCTCCAACCACCTGCGCCCAATCTAAAACTACAATTACATACCAAGGATGCTACATGTGCATGGATCGGAGTTCCCTCCCTACAACGGTTTGAAAAACCACAGATCCACGTTTGGCCTCgccttcaagatcttctccaaATGTCGCGAAACACCAAGCCGGGCCAGTATCCCAAGCTTGTCTCGTTTATTGGCGAGACAGGTTCGGGGAAAAGCACTCTAATTCGAACGATGATCCAAATGGCTCGACCTGATCACCCCGAAGGAGAGTCTGTTCCTGTGCCTGGGTCTCCAAGTGATCGGTTTGCTTCCACGAGTAGTGATATCCACGCCTACAGCGATCCACTCACCCTCTCGACAAATTATCCAATAGTCTATGCCG ACTGCGAAGGCTTTGTTGGCTCCGATAAGCCCATTGCGCAAGAGATTATTGCTGCTCTTTCACAACCAAATTGGCTATTTCAGTGGGAATTCGGCGAGGAATCCGCCGAGCACAAAGTACTTAAACACTGGCAGGACAAACAGGACAAGCTACTGAGACAGGTGAACCAATTCCTAAACGGCGCCGAGAGCAGAATCAATGTTGAATGGGGCAAACTGGACTACCCAGATCCACGGTCATCAGTTATTATGGAAGACTCGGATGGGCGAAGGCTGTGCACTGTCCAGAACAACACCCGAAAGCTCATCGTGAAGTTTCTGTACCCCAGAGTCCTTTATGGCTTTTCAGATGTAGTTTGTTTTGTCACGACAAATGGAAG GACTTCTGATAGTTTCTTGGGTCAACTGATTGACTGGGCTCAACATTCACACGACCGAATTCTCAACCAACGGACAAAGCCTGCTCTTATTGTCATTCTCAATATCGTTGTTGATATAGACGAGGGCTCATCCTGTGATGCGACGGAGGACCTTCTTCGGAGTTTTCAAAGAACTGAACGGTTTCGAACGCTACAGGCTCTTTgggaagagagagaacaTCCAATCAGAAACACAGCTGATCTGCTCCTTTGTTACTACAGCGACTTCAAAGTAGTCCTTATCCCTGCCATAAGTTCCAAGAGTTCACCGGCCGATGCAACCTCTGTTGGCAAAAGCATTAGACAACTATACGAGACGATCCGAGGATCAGTTTCCAAGATTCGCAACGCCAAGGCTGACAGTGGCACGGAATCAGACTTGGCCACTCTCAACACTCACATGAACAGATCCTTGAGTGTTCTGGGACAGGATCTTCGCGCCGCGCTTGATCTTCACGATATCATAATGAATGATTCATCAATCCCGACTAGACTGAGCGACCACGTGGCATCAACCCTACGCCAGATGTGTATCTTGCGTGAAATCGACCGCATGGATGCGATTGGAGGCGAAGAAAGAGTTGTAGACGAATTCGCGCCCTACGTCGGTGCATGTATCGTCGCCCAAACTTGTCGTATTCAAGACATTG AaatgagaaagaaaaataggGAAGACCTAGTGGCCGAAGCTCAAAGCGGCCTTCAGAAATTCCGCTGGCGATACTGGCGATGTGAAGCCCTAGAGCGAAAAACTGGTCGAAGATGTCGAAATTATTACGACGGACACTCCAAGGGACACCAGTTCACCAGACCCGACGACGAATTAGAAGATGTTCAGGGTCTCAATCGAAGGGGGGGTGAATCAAACCACAGATGTTCCTGGCATCCTGATCGGTTTGTGAAGCGTCTGCGGGAAGCGATAGCACAAAACCAGCAAGATGGCCGAGTCATGGAAAGGCTAACTTACTTGGCAAGAACGATACGGCTGACGGAATTGCAGAGCCAGCGGACGTGCTTCTCTTGTCTGTCAAACTGTCCAACTAACATGCTTCCATGTGCGAGGTTTCAGCATGGGATTTGCCAGACCTGCCTTGAGCGTTTTGCTCGGCAGGAGAATGGTGGATCTATCTTGGTGATTGAGCATTGTCCCCTTGGATGTGCTCTAAGAACTGGAACGTGGAGTATTCGAATCAAGCCAAAGAACGCAGCGCCCCGCGTGTTATCGCTGGATGG TGGGGGAGTCCGTGGTATTGTAGAGCTTTGTGTTTTGCGTCAGATCGAAAGGCACGTTGGCTATGGTATTGCAATCCATGAGCTTTTCGATCTTGTAGTAGGAACAAGCACAG GTGGCATCGTGGCTCTTGGTGTATTCCACCAGCGTTGGTCAACAGACGATGCCATCAATAGGTTCCGGGCACTAGCAAGAAGAGCTTTCACACTTCGATTGGGACTCGGAAACTCTTTCATCAAAGCCATTGCGCAGCCATTCTATGAGTTTCTCTACACAAGTGAGGGCATAGAACAGTCACTACAAGACTCATTTGGTGACTCAAATCTGTTCGGTGCGTCTTTGAATCAGAGAAACAACTCTAGGTCAAGGACTGGCGGGAGGGATTGGGTCAAGGTTGGCGTTGTTTCTTGTTTGCAGGGACGAAGCCAGGCAAAGTTGATTGCCAATTATTCCAGAAACCCAAGAGCAGACACTGATGAAG AAGACTACTTTTCTCGTGAAGACGAACAGTCAAAGGATTTCAAAATTTGGGAAGC CGCGAGAGCGACATCTGCGGCACCGACATTCTTCCAACCGTTCGTTCACCCCGAAACAAAACGATCATACATCGATGGAGCTCTTATGCACAACAACCCAGTATCCTTAGCCTATTCCGAAGTTGAGAAAATATGGCCTGGTTCCCTTCCTCCTGATATTATTTTATCGATTGGCACAGGACTGGTTGTGGACAAGTCAGGAAAGATGAAGACAAAGCACAATTCCAAGCTGGAATCGTTCAAGAGGTACATTCCTAGGGGCTACCTGATGCGAATAGAGGCTGGGCTGGGAATCATACAAAGCTCAACCAACTGCCACGAGGCTTGGAAAGAGTTCCGAAGTATGTCTGTTACAGACCGCCGACTTCGACAGAACTGCCATCGCCTCAATGTAGGCTTGAAACAGCGCGTTGAGATGGATGacgttgagaagatggattCGCTTCTCGAAGAATGTGAGAAGTACCTTTGCGATGGTACGAAAATGTTCTATTACGACAGAGCATACAGAACGGCCCCTGAACACCTTCAGACAGTGGCAAGACGACTCTTGGCATCCCTTTTCTACTACGTCGGGCCCCTTGAGAGGACCATGAAGGGAGGGAAATGTGTTGGGAAAATATTTTGCAGATTGGAGTCGGGTTCTGTGTCTGCAAAGGAACTATTACGAGACCATGTACGATTCCGACTTGGCCAAATTCCGGAAAATAGTACCAAGGCAGTATATCCTCGAATCCTCCATCATCGGGATAGTAAAGGCTGGGATTCAAGGGATCTTTCAGCCCTTGTCGTTCTCAAGGTGGAAGAAGGGACGTGTAGGCGATGGATCGAGGTAAATCTGCCTCACTGGAAGGATGAATGGGAGCCCATCTCCGGATTCCAGTCTCTGAGGCGCACAAATGTGTAA